A stretch of DNA from Prochlorococcus marinus str. SB:
TTTAAATCTATGGCTGACCTAAATTAAAAATATGGTTGTCATGAGATGGTTGCGTTGCTACAACTGAAATCAACCATAAACTTTAAATTGCATTTAATAAAATGACTTACTACAGTTGCTTTGATCAAAGAGGAAACATAATTGCTCGCTGTCAGACTAAAGAAGATATAAATGTTCTTAAGAAAATGGGCAGACCAATAATGGAAATAAAAGAAATGAAAAAAGAGGAATCAGTTGTTTGTTCTTTAACTGGTAGTCCATCCGATTACAATGAAGATTATTAAGAGTATGACTCAAAGATCACTTCAATTAAATCAACATGGAAGATCATTAGTTCTTTTGTTGGTTGCATTGAATAGTATTTGTACTTTCTTTTTTACTTTTGAAAAAGCATTAACTGATCGTGAAAGAGCGAGATAAAAATATTTAATTATTTGTGGATTAACAGTCAATAAATAAAATTTAAGACATAAAAAAAGACCTTTTTACAGGTCTTTTTTAAATGGTGACGACAGAAAGGAGATCTATTTAATAATCAGATTAAGAATTTTCTTAGAAATTAGTTTTGAAAGTAAAAGTGATTACTCACTTCTTCATGCTTTACAAACGACTTTATTTTTAAGATAGTTCAGAATTAATCCCGAAAGTTTAATTTCTGATCACTTAACTTACTTTCCGTAAAGGTTAGATAAGTTAATTTACCTTGGTATTGCAGACCATGGATTAGTGAAGATCTAGTTGGTCAACCTTGGTCGAGTCGATCACCAGAACTGTCGTATAAATAAATTAATCGGTCACAAATATTTTGCATGAATCCTTAAGAATGATTTAATCATGATTAATTAAATCTTTAATCCTCGGACCACATCATCTCTCAGTAAGCATTTTATTTGTTTGTTTTACAAAGAATATAAAGCCAACCAAAGAAAGTAGCAAAAGCAATTATTAAAGCAATATTGTTATTTAATGTACTTAAATATCTTTCTATTGAAAGTGGCACATGGAGAATAACAAAATACCAATATAGAGCAGATAGTAATCCAAACAATAAAGCTAGAAGAATATAAAAAGGCAGGATATATAATCTTCTTTTTTTTATTCTTTCCTCTGTTATATTTTCGGCTAAACCAATTCTTGACCAATAACCACCATTTAATTGAAGAAAAAACTTTAAAAATATTCCGTAAATATTTATAAAAAACCTAGATAAAGCAAATAACGGTGAAATTATAAATCTTTGCATTACTGCTTTAAAAATTAAATTTGTTCAGTTATGGAAATCTGGCTTATATTATTAACTTTTTGTCTCTATATTTCGTTAGGAAAAATACCATTGAGCTAAAAACAACTAAAAATCCTATTAATGATATTCGATAGAAAAGGTCATCAGACATATCAAAAAAAGCTGATCTTTTAAATTTGTTTCTCATCAAAAAAAAGAGGGTTTTATCCCTCTAAGTTTAGATAGAATGTCAATCACAAATTATCCTAAATCTTTACCTCAATGGATGCTTTATATTTATTAGTTTTGCTAGAATTTTGCTAGAATAAAACTTTATAAATTTCAAAAAACCTAGTTATATCAAGCTGGTACATGGTTCATTAGCCAGTAATTTATGTCAGTCATGTGGAGTTAGTGAATAGCAAATATCTTTATAACCATTTTTTTTATCCCAATCTTTCATCTCTGGAGTACTTGTAGCCGCAGCAAATCCTTCTAAATCTTTGACTTTAAGTATCAAGTGACTTTTATGTTCATTTACCTTGATGAGTTCATATTCCTCGACATATTTATGTCCCTCCTTTTCATGGAAATCGGCTACAAATTTATCGAAATCTTCAAAAGAACAATCAAAAGTAGAAACTATTAAGGTATTCATAAAAAAAAGGGGGTTTTGTACGTCTATGTTAGATCGACTGTAAATCAATTAGTAATTAATTAATTTTCTTTTTCCATCTCTAGTTTCTACTTTATTTATTCTTAACCCTATAAAAGCAGCCCAAATAACTGCAAATAAAATTGGTAAAAAAATGATTGCAAGTTTCATCATTGTTTTAATCCTTTTAAATGACTCAAAAGAATAACCTTTAAATAAATAGGAAAAAATAGGTACTTTATCTAATTAAGCAGCATCATATTCTTTATAATCTTCAAGCTCTCTGATAAATCTTTTATCTAATAAGTAATTGTCAATAAGCTCTGCTGCCATCTGTATCTCAGCAGCAGGTTCTTGTAGATCTTTGTCTAATAAGTAATTGTCTATAAGCTCTAGATTGTTATTTTCATTAATTTGTTTATCGCTGTTTAATAGTTCTCTTATGTAGTTATATAAAAGCTCTTGATCGTATCCACTTTCTCTAATTTCTTTCAACATTTCGTCTGGAATTTCCATAATCGTAAACCCCTTTGTAACAGTTTTTTAGAGTAAAATTAGAGCCTATATATGCATTCTTACGGAAAATTAAGGAAAAAGCAATAAAATTGGCATAAAATCGAGGTGTATAAATCTAGTATTCGCAATCATTTATGGAAAAGGTTTGAAGAAGACTTCTATATTTAGGAGCTATTTTTAATACTTAATAGCCATCTGCCAATAAGAAAGAGGTGAAAGTAGTAAGCGTTTCATAAAAAAACAGCTAATGAAAATAGATTCTATTTAGGATATAAAAAAATTTAGGGAGGATTAAATGTCTATCATTACCGACAATACAGTATTAGTACATATTTACAGCGGTTTAGAATCCAAAAATAAAATAACTTTAGGTTTATTGGTTGCCCTTACTGCAGAAAAAAACGATCATAAAGTAACACTTTTTCTAGCAGGAGACGGAGTACAAATATTAAATTGCAAAAAAGCTGGTGAAATAGTTGGTCAAGGTACTGGGGATTTATACGAACATCTTCAATATTTAAAGAGTTCAAAAATTACCATATATGTCTCAGGAATGTCTGCTAAATCTAGGGGTTACGATGAGAAGCTTCTAGATGGATATACTGCAGAGTTTGTTATGCCAGATGTTCTAGTTGAAGAATCAATTAAAGCAGATAGCGTACTTTGTTATTAAAAAAAGGAGCTAATTGCCCTTTATTGTAGTTTGACTGACAATCAAAAATAATTGATTCAAGGTTCAACTTTATCCCTCAGCGGGAATTAAAATTGGAACATCTTTTGCTCCTATTGCTGCAAACCAAACAATTGCATTGTCAGTTTTTGCGTTACCCATTGTATGTTTTGGTGTCTTTGGACCAACTATAAAAGTATCACCTGCTGTATAGATAAGATCTTCCATCCCTTGTCTTTTGACAACTATCGTACCTTGCTCAACATTTCCTAATAATGGAATTGGATGAGAGTGAAGCGGAACTATCCCTCCTTCAGCCAACTCGACTCTTTGCAATCTTATTTCTGCTTTTCCTTTTGGGTATTTAAGAGCATCTCCATCCATAGTCTCAGAACCTACAAAGACTTCTTGTACATCAACGGGAGATTCTGCAGCTATAGAAATACTAGGGTTGATAAGCATTAATGCAAAAACAAATGCTATGAATAAATTTTTCATCATGAATTTGAATTTTTAGAAAATTATATAGACTCATCGTATTTATTTTTTTCATTTTTAGCAGTACTTGATTTAACTTTTCAAGTTATTTAATCTAAGGCTATTTTTTAAAAGTTTTTTATAAAGGTATTGAATTTTTATGAATTATTATTGCAGACACTTATCAAAATCATTCTTATGAATTTTATTAATTTAATTCTTTCATTAATAAATTCCAACCAATTGATGATGCATCCTTATGGAAGGACTCTCTTTCCTCGCACATAAAACCATGATCAGCTCCTTTAACTTCGACATAAATAAACCTCTCTTCTAAAGGATCTAGTTTTTTAAATCTTTTTTTAATTTCTAATCTATCTTGTAAAGGAATTAAATCATCTGATGAGCCGCATATGAAGTTTAATTTTCCGGAAACTTTTTCCAGTAAATCTATAGGTGCAAGATTAGTATCCTTTCTTGGCGAAGTTACCCCCGCCCCATAAAAACAAAATGTACTATCTATTCCTTTTAACGAAGAAGCTATAACTGCTGCATGACCCCCAAAACAAAATCCAACAATTGAGATTTTCTTTTTTGGGTATTTTTCTTTAACCCAATTTAGAGCTGCAGAAATATCTTTAATAATATTTTTTGAAGTGGTTAAATTTTTATGATGCCTGCCTAATTTCAAGTCTTCTTCGCTGTATGCTAAATCTAATTTTGGAGCTGTTCTACCGTAAAGGGGTAAGGCTAATACAGGTACATTTTGTTTTGCTAATTTTTCAGAAAAACTCCTTATCCAGTGATTTATCCCAAACACCTCTGGTAAAACTATAGATATATATTCACACTCACCACCTGAATCTACCCACCAAGATCTAAGAGGTAAATCACCACTATAAATGTTTGTCCATTGACCTTTCATTTAAGATTACATAAAAAGTTTGTTTCAGAAAAAAAAGAGGCTTATTTATTATTTAGTTTAGATCGATTATCAATGTAAATTTTCTTATTCAATTTTATAAATTAAATATTAAATTATATAGAGAAACTTATATAGAAATCATTTTTGTATAAGTTATATAAATCAAATTAAGTAGTCTTTTTTACCAATTGAATATATCTGTTGCTAAATAAATATATTTGTCCTTGAAAAGCTCCTAAAAAATACTTTTTCTTGAAATAAAGATAGACAAGACATTCATTAAAAAAACTTTTATAAATCATTAACTTCTTTTATGAATATGTTTCTAACCAACAAGACTCGTTTAAAAATTAAGGATATTGTAAAAAGGATTTCATTAGATGAACCTGTCGCATTGGAAGAAAGAATTTATGTAGAAAAGTTTGCAAAGCATAATTCAACTATATGGACATGGCTTAAGAAAGCTAATAGCTTGAGGAGATATGGCAAGCAAAAATCAGATGGAATAAATGGACTCATACAGAATCTTGGCCTTGATGGTTTGGAAACTGAAAATCATTTTGATCCCAAAAATGATGATCTTGCTGATTGGTTTAGTGGATCTCCTGATTGGGTGAGGAGGAGCTAATTGCCCTTAGTTTAAAATCAATTCAAATTAATAATGAAAAAAGGGAACTTCCTCAACTTGTCTTTGAGCATAATCACAAATTCCGAATTGAATACATTCCATTTGAGCATCAGTTAGTTTCCTCTCAATTGTTAACAAATCAAATAAAACACCAAATACATGTTGAATTTTAAAAGTTATGTTCCATCAAAATTAAAAATAAGGTGTATATGGTACTTCTGTTTTTAATGAATCTCCATAGTAACTTTCAGCTGACTTTAATAGGATCCAATAAATAAAATTAAGAAATGATTTTTCCATAGGAACATCTATAATCTTTACTAATTCAAATCAAAATTTTAAATATAAACATCGTAGAAAATACTTAATGAAAATAATTATGATTTTTTTTGTTAATCTTTGATGGTTAGCTATGTATGAAATGCTACTAAAGCTTATCTTTTCAATTGATTTGGTAATATTGCTTATTGATCTCTTTAATTTCTGAAGATATATTAAATAAACTATAAAAGTAAGAAATTTATGAGTGCTAAAAAAAGTCAATGTCATAAAAGACAAGAGAAAAATAATACAGAATGGTTAGATGAATTAATCAATAAAATTGAAAATATGAAAAATAAAATATCTAATGCTTATTAACTAATCACATCTTCTGTACTTTTTTGCACTGATATTATTTATTTAATTAAATTTTTAATTTGGTAGGAAATTAATTATATATTTAATAGACCTTTGCGATAATGTAGTTAAGTACAAAAAGTTGATTATGAAAAATTTTATACTAATAATAGTCTCTTTATCTTTCCTATCTTCTTGCAGTAATGACAAAGATTTTTTTCTCACTGAGGGGAACGCTTTGTTAAGTTGCGGGGGTAAATCTCGTATCATCGAAAATGATAACGAAGAGATTATAAATACTGAAGTGAAGGATTTAAGAGATGGAATTGGTAAATACGTTGAATTTACAGTTGTTGAGACTGACAAAAAAGGAGGAAAATATAGGATTATTAATTGTTTCCCAAGTGAAGAACCACAAGATTCAATAATAAAAACTGTTAAAACAAACTATAAATTAAGTAATTAAAAGTTATTTAAAATTAACTAGCTTACTTTTAATCTGAGATTTTTGATGATTTGATAATTTCCCAAGCTTCTAATGCAGTGTCTACATATTGGAAAAGATTTAAATCTTTATCTTCAATCAATCCAAGATCAGCTAGATAACCAAAGTTAGTTACCTTATTCCAATACTCTTTACCAAAAAGTATGATTGGGATTTTAGTTTTCATTCCTGTTTGACAAAGTGTCAATAGTTCAAATAATTCATTTAATGTTCCAAAACCTCCTGGGAAAAATACAGCAGCTACTGATCGCATGACAAAATGAATCTTTCTTAATGCAAAATAATTAAACTTAAAGCAAAGACCTGGAGTTATAAAAGCATTTGGGATTTGTTCATTAGGGAGACTGATATTTAATCCTATAGATTTACAATTTGCTTCAAATGCACCTCTATTAGCAGCCTCCATAATTCCGGGGCCCCCACCCGTCATAATCACGTGAGAATTACAGTTTTTATTTTGATTACTAATTGAAGCAAGTTTTGAAAACTCCTTTGCGGATTGATAGTAATGACTCATTAGAAGCAAATTTTCTAATCTATTTAAATTTCGTTTTAGAAGTATCGATTTAGGATTTTTTTTAATTAACTCTTCTATATTTTCAATTCTCTTTTTTGTATTTGATTCTTCTGTAATGCTTGCGCCACCAAAAATAATTATGGTTGAAAGAATTTTATTTTCTTCAAGAATTAAATCTGGTTTAGTAATTTCAAGAAGCATTCTAACTCCACGCATTTCATTTCGGCTTAGTAGACCTATATCTTCGTGAGCCAATTTATAAGTATCAGAATTAATAATTAAATTCAGGTTTTTTAAATTATTTTTAGGAGATGTATGTTTTTTCATTTCAAATAAGAGTTTTAACTTTTCTTCCTAGAGGATTAAAATGGATTCTTTTTATTTTGCTATTTTCGAAAATCCAATAAACAGGGGGACTTTTTCTTGCCTTAATTAAATTAATTTTGTCTAATTTTTGAGGGATAAATTCTCTAGCAGGTTCAAAAAATTTATCTCTTTTAGGTTGATTTAAAACAATGCTACCTTCTTTCCCTGAGATTGATCTGTGATAAGTGCCTATAGGAATTTCTAATGCTCCCATAGATCTATTTAAAAAAATCACATGATGAGGTTCATCCCAGGAAGGATTTATTAGAACAAATGTCCTTTCCCCGGTGATAACTAAATTGTGGTCAATTTGATGATTGTGAACGTAATATTGCTCATCTTTTAAATCATCTGGAGGAGATATAGCTTCCCCAGAATGGATGACAACATCAGAACCATTAGAAATATCTAAGCCTGCATCGAAGAATGTGACTTTTGGAGTCTCTCTAAAAACATTTATTGGGAAGAATCTTAATTCCATAGTGGTAACCCCCTTTTAGAAAATTTTTAAACACTAATAAAAATTTATTTACTTTTGAAAAACAGCTATTTTTTGATTTTTAATTGCAACAAACCAAGCAATCTACTTGATTTGGATAATCTATACATTCCTTGTTTAAAGTTTCTTCTAATAAATCTACTTTCTTAACATAATCAAGATCTTTTAATTTTTTGATTGGAACCGTGAACTGAGTTTGAAGTTTCATTTTCTATTCTCCTAATTAATACTGTTTTTTGAATCCATTCCAAGTTTGAGAAAATCTTAATCCCAGATAAGAAATTAAAATTGTCCAAAATAAAATTTCTATACCTAAATTAGTCATTTACTTAGCCTCCTTTATATCTGATTATTCTTTAGTACGGGTTTTATGTAAAAATCAAGCGTAAGAATACCTAAAAGTTAAAGTTTTAATCACAAAAAATCTTGCAATGGTTGTTACTCGGATGTTCTTTATATTCATTATTCCAATAAGCTTTAATTTTTTTGAGCTTATTATCAAATGAAATGTCTTTTTTATCCAAATTAATTTCTTGGATAGTAAATGTGTTATTTAGTGCCATAAGACTTATCCCTTGACTACAACTATGTTCTAATTCATTTGAATAGTGAATTTCAAGTTTTATGTGTGCGGTTAGAGGAACAAAAATATACGGATTATGGATCAAAAAAAATCTCAAATTATGAATAATTGCAAGGAAAATATCTTCAAAAAATTTATTCCAACTTAAAAAAAATTTGTATAAATTTTGCAAGAATTTTTATTCTCTTAATACCTTCTTAGGTCTGATAGGATCTATCATTCATTTAATCTATCTGCATATTCTCTTGAAACCTCAGCCATCTTTTGAGGTGAAATTTCTTGTTGATATTCTCTACAAAAATTAAAAAATTTATCTAAGAAATATTTCATTGAAGAGAATATAAAAATTAGCGTTTTATTTTAAAAGTAAAGTATGCAAACCCACCAAGCAATAAAAGACTAAGAACCCCATAAGTAATCGCTATGCCGTACATGTAAGTCATTTATTTATAAAGACATAAGCAGAATATAAATAAACTAAGAAAACTCCAATAGCTATGGAAGTTCCATAAATAAGAAAATTCCAAAATCTATATAATTTAGGTTTTTTAAATTCTTTTTCTTCTTCTTTAATAATCATTTATTTTCTTTTTCTTTTCTGGCAGCATTACCTTTTGCTCTTAATACCAAAGTTATCGTAAGGGCAGCGCTTAATATAACAGCATCAATTAATAGGTGCGGGGAAATATTCATCAGCTGAAAAGAAAAATAAGAAGTGACATTATCTTTACATCAATAAATCTATTAATTATTAAAAAAGAGGGGTTTTAACCCTCTAAGTTTAGATCGACTGTTAATCATAGTCTATTGTAGCTTTTTAGTTTCTCTTAAAAAAACAATATTTTATTTAGCCAGAGCAAGAGAAGGCACCTGAAAGAATATTTTTAAAAATTGGCGCTTGACCCAAGGCATACAAAAAGAAAGTTGATGATGCAAGAGTAATAGCTATTTTAGAAGCCCTGTTAACTTTCAAATTTGATACTTTTGCAAATGCAGAGTTCATTTTTAATTAATTTAATGATTTTATAATAGCTGCAAAATTTAAATATTCAGCATCAATATTTACCAAAGAATAATTTTATTGCTTCTTTTTCTCAGCTTGCATTTTTACTAGTTCAAATTCTTTTTTAGAAACTATTCTGATTTTGTATGCTGGATATCTTGTCTTCCACCATTTATTGATCGAGATAGCTACTCCTTCTAAATTTTGGGTACAAATATTGACCCATAGAATCTTAGTTTTAACTTCTTTGTAGAATTCCCAACTTGTAGGTGAAGCCATTAAAAATCGCAAATGAAATAATTTATAATTGTTGAAAAATTCAATAAATTTTGGTATGTGGTCCATAAGCCAAAACTTTTGTTTTTTTAATAAGAGGATTTAGTTGAAGATATAGAGTTTTCATGAAGTGTTAAAAAAAACTTTAAACAAAAGATTTACATCACTTTTCTCTAGGAAAGTATTACTTTTATTTTAGAAAGATTTTCAATTAAAAAATATCTCCGCAAAGAAGGGGCCAAAAATTGACCCCTCTTGGTGAAACTCTTCCAAAGAAACACCATTAAAATCTTACTCTGAAAGTTGCAAAGTTAAACAAATTCACAAAATCAAGATTAACAATTTATACGGCCTTTTTAAAAGGGTTCATATTCTTTAAAAAACTATTACTTTTGCGGGCACTCATTTTTCTATATCTTTGATTTATATCCAGGATATATTTCCTAGCTTTCTTATCATTTTCAAATTTCTTTTTTTGAAGACGTAAAGCTTTTAAATCTTCTATTGACATGAGGCCATCATCTTCGTTGAAATTTAAATGATCAAATTGCATCAGTTTAAGAAATTAAGTTTCTTCTTTAAGTGCAAGATTAACAATCTTATCTTTATTTGCAATAGAGATAATTAACCAATCTAATTTAAATTAGTTATTAAATGTTCAGAAAGCCATGAATTTAAGTATAAAAAACTTTCTAAGATCAAGAAAAACTTTTGATTGAATTAGATGAAACTTCTACAGATACAAATGATTCTCCATAATGAGATTCGGCTGATCTTATTAGTAACAAGTAAAAGAAATTTACTAAAGCTTTCTCCACGAGGATTTAGTAACTTATTTAAATAAACTCATAATTTTAGTAATAGCAATATACAAATTAAATTTATCAAGCAATCAATATATTTATCTTATAAAGCATAGTTGCATATTAATTAAGAAAAATTTGCAATCTAAGGCTTTAGGGAGCGGACTAAATCCTCGTAGGGTATTGGACTTTAGCCCGATCTATTTTTTTGCAAAAGAAAAATAACACTACAAGATAACTAGATAACAAACTATTTTATCTGATTCTAAATGAAGCCTTTATTGGTTTATTTATCAAGATTATCTGAGCATATTTTGGTGTTGTTTATTGTATAACAAATATACAAAACTTTAGTTATATCAATGGATTCAGTATTTTTGCTCATTGATATATTCATTCTTAGAATAATATTATTATTGATGCCTAGAGAAGGTTTAATTTTGAAAAAAATAATTAAATTTTTTAAACTACTTAAGAGAAGAATCGACATTATCAATGCAGAGGCTGAATTAAAATTTTTATTGGAAAATAAATAATGGGATTCCCACATTGCCCTATTTGTGTAGTTCTAGCATTTGTTTCAGTTTTTATGGGAGTTACTCGTAGTTATATGTTCTATATTCTCTTAAGGGAATTTCTGGGAGCAGAATCTAATTTTAAATTGAAATTTAGTTTCTATTAGTTGTTGACATTTAAGTATAAATACTTTATAAATAGGTTGTAGTGAATACTACAAAATCGTCCGATCTACCATCTGATAGACCGCAGTACGACTCAAGCCATAGGACGGGGACTTGAGCAAATTCAGGAGCTGCATCATGGTAAACATGTATTTCAATGGAAAGTCATTCGTATATTGTAGAAAACAAGAAGAAAAGGTTATAAAGCTTACTTATAGAGGATCTATTTACTTGAAATAGGATTTCTAATTCTTTTTTTAAAAAAGTTAGGAAGTTTATTGAAGTTTTTGAACTCAGTAATAATTAATACGTTATAAGAAAAACTTATTGTGAAGATATTTTTTGCCTATTTAAAAATTCATATATTCGTATATTTAGTAACGAGAAATTATTTTTAAAATAACTAATTTATAATTAGATTT
This window harbors:
- a CDS encoding DsrE family protein; amino-acid sequence: MSIITDNTVLVHIYSGLESKNKITLGLLVALTAEKNDHKVTLFLAGDGVQILNCKKAGEIVGQGTGDLYEHLQYLKSSKITIYVSGMSAKSRGYDEKLLDGYTAEFVMPDVLVEESIKADSVLCY
- a CDS encoding cupin domain-containing protein, translating into MMKNLFIAFVFALMLINPSISIAAESPVDVQEVFVGSETMDGDALKYPKGKAEIRLQRVELAEGGIVPLHSHPIPLLGNVEQGTIVVKRQGMEDLIYTAGDTFIVGPKTPKHTMGNAKTDNAIVWFAAIGAKDVPILIPAEG
- a CDS encoding dienelactone hydrolase family protein, which gives rise to MKGQWTNIYSGDLPLRSWWVDSGGECEYISIVLPEVFGINHWIRSFSEKLAKQNVPVLALPLYGRTAPKLDLAYSEEDLKLGRHHKNLTTSKNIIKDISAALNWVKEKYPKKKISIVGFCFGGHAAVIASSLKGIDSTFCFYGAGVTSPRKDTNLAPIDLLEKVSGKLNFICGSSDDLIPLQDRLEIKKRFKKLDPLEERFIYVEVKGADHGFMCEERESFHKDASSIGWNLLMKELN
- a CDS encoding LOG family protein, yielding MKKHTSPKNNLKNLNLIINSDTYKLAHEDIGLLSRNEMRGVRMLLEITKPDLILEENKILSTIIIFGGASITEESNTKKRIENIEELIKKNPKSILLKRNLNRLENLLLMSHYYQSAKEFSKLASISNQNKNCNSHVIMTGGGPGIMEAANRGAFEANCKSIGLNISLPNEQIPNAFITPGLCFKFNYFALRKIHFVMRSVAAVFFPGGFGTLNELFELLTLCQTGMKTKIPIILFGKEYWNKVTNFGYLADLGLIEDKDLNLFQYVDTALEAWEIIKSSKISD